The window GGAAAATACTTGAGGAACTGCAAAAAAACGCGCGCATACCGTTCAAGCAGCTCGCGGATAAAGTGAACCTCTCGCCCACCGCCACCATCGAACGTGTCAAACGTATGGAAGAAGAGGGGATCATCCTCGACTACCGCGCCACGGTGGACCCGGCAAAGGTCGGCTATTATTTTTCCGCGATACTATCATTTCAGACGAATTACGGCAATCCGGACCCCGTGATCGACGAGATCATCAAAGATATCCCTGAGATAGTATCGAGCTGGTCGATAACCGGCAGCAACGACTTTCTCCTCGAGGTGCAGATACCGTCACTGGTCTTTTTACAGGAGCTTCTCGTGATGCTTTCACGCCACGGCAAGATAACGACGAGCATCGTGCTGCCCAACTCCACCAAAAAACGGGTAATAAAGGCGCCGCGCGAAACTCCCGACGCCTAGCCTTTAGGAAAAGGTAAAAAATAATTCACTGCGGGCTCTGAGAGCTGT of the Cloacibacillus sp. genome contains:
- a CDS encoding Lrp/AsnC family transcriptional regulator, encoding MANRELMEIDETGWKILEELQKNARIPFKQLADKVNLSPTATIERVKRMEEEGIILDYRATVDPAKVGYYFSAILSFQTNYGNPDPVIDEIIKDIPEIVSSWSITGSNDFLLEVQIPSLVFLQELLVMLSRHGKITTSIVLPNSTKKRVIKAPRETPDA